One genomic segment of Alicycliphilus denitrificans K601 includes these proteins:
- the pgeF gene encoding peptidoglycan editing factor PgeF: MSEPVAHPVPHDWLQPDWPAPAHVRALCTTRNGGVSTPPYDSFNLGRYVGDAPEAVQANWAALQAALGAGGRPVRPVYLRQVHGTDVLPLDKDTPEGADADACTTRARGVACVVMAADCLPVLFTDRAGTRVAAAHAGWRGLATGVLEETLKQFLAPGHARQAPAAIEDEAPRSPGDVIAWLGPCIGPQAFEVGPEVRDAFCAQDPQAARHFRPHGGAGKLLADLAGLARQRLRERGVTALYGNDGSPAWCTVGNPSRFFSHRRDSPVLGTSGRMAACVWLT; encoded by the coding sequence ATGAGTGAGCCCGTGGCGCACCCCGTTCCCCACGACTGGCTGCAGCCCGACTGGCCGGCCCCCGCCCACGTGCGCGCGCTGTGCACCACGCGCAACGGCGGCGTGAGCACGCCGCCGTACGACAGCTTCAACCTGGGCCGCTACGTGGGCGACGCCCCCGAGGCCGTGCAGGCCAACTGGGCCGCGCTGCAGGCGGCCCTGGGTGCCGGGGGGCGGCCCGTGCGGCCGGTGTACCTGCGCCAGGTGCACGGCACGGACGTTCTGCCGCTCGACAAGGACACGCCCGAGGGCGCCGACGCCGACGCCTGCACCACCCGGGCGCGGGGCGTGGCCTGCGTCGTCATGGCGGCGGACTGCCTGCCCGTGCTCTTCACCGACCGCGCGGGCACGCGCGTGGCGGCCGCCCATGCGGGCTGGCGCGGCCTGGCCACGGGGGTGCTGGAAGAGACATTGAAGCAATTTCTGGCTCCAGGCCATGCGAGGCAAGCGCCGGCAGCTATCGAAGATGAAGCGCCGCGATCGCCCGGCGACGTGATCGCCTGGCTGGGCCCCTGCATAGGCCCGCAGGCCTTCGAGGTCGGCCCCGAGGTGCGCGATGCCTTCTGCGCGCAGGACCCGCAGGCCGCCCGGCATTTCAGGCCCCACGGCGGCGCGGGCAAGCTGCTGGCCGACCTGGCGGGACTGGCGCGCCAGCGCCTGCGTGAGCGGGGCGTGACGGCGCTCTACGGCAACGACGGCTCGCCCGCCTGGTGCACCGTGGGCAACCCTTCACGGTTCTTTTCGCACCGGCGCGACAGCCCCGTGCTCGGCACCAGCGGGCGCATGGCCGCCTGCGTCTGGCTGACCTGA
- the ligA gene encoding NAD-dependent DNA ligase LigA, which produces MTEKSELFSAPAPAVPALVASKVEALRAQLNQWAHEYYVLDEPSVPDAEYDRVFQQLQALEGAYPALVTPDSPTQRVIGAVMNGLAPVRHRVAMLSIRTETDTEASGAEAFDARIRRELKLAPEDPPVEYVAEPKFDGLAMSLRYEHGRLVQAATRGDGEVGEDVTHNIRTIRQIPLTLQLSAPTLGADASSLPPEGARFALGRPGGETAPPVLEVRGEVYMRRADFEQLNERQREKGDKTFVNPRNAAAGAVRQLDSGIAAQRPLSFFAYGLGEVEGGPEFATHYALLQRLKAWGFPVAAQVRIALGAPGLIAFHQQIGAERDQLPYDIDGVVYKVNSLALQRQLGFVTREPRWAVAHKYPAQEMMTRVEGIDVQVGRTGKLTPVARLAPVFVGGVTVTNATLHNLFELRRKRVRVGDQVIVRRAGDVIPEVVGVVPAPRASYVPNFRMPRQCPICASTVVREPGEVNHRCSGGLFCPAQRKQAVLHFAQRRAMDIEGLGEKLVDQLVDGHVIRTLPDLFRLDLPTLAGLDRMAEKSAQNVLDALQKSKQTTLPRFLFGLGIRHVGEATAKDLARHFGALDAIMDAGVDQLLQVNDVGPVVAESIHTFFAQPHNREVVGQLRECGVAWEEGEPTAGATLPLAGKTIVLTGTLPTLSRDEAKDMLEAAGAKVAGSVSKKTHYVVAGAEAGSKLEKAQALGIPVLDEDGLRALLRGEG; this is translated from the coding sequence ATGACGGAAAAATCCGAGCTTTTTTCGGCTCCAGCGCCCGCTGTGCCTGCGCTGGTAGCTAGCAAAGTAGAAGCACTGCGCGCCCAACTCAACCAGTGGGCGCACGAGTACTACGTGCTGGACGAGCCCAGCGTGCCCGATGCCGAGTACGACCGCGTGTTCCAGCAGCTGCAGGCGCTGGAGGGCGCGTACCCCGCCCTCGTCACGCCCGACTCGCCCACGCAGCGCGTGATCGGCGCGGTGATGAACGGCCTCGCGCCCGTGCGGCACCGCGTGGCCATGCTCTCGATCCGCACCGAGACCGACACCGAGGCCAGCGGCGCCGAGGCGTTCGACGCGCGCATCCGCCGCGAGCTCAAGCTCGCCCCCGAGGACCCGCCCGTCGAATACGTGGCCGAGCCCAAGTTCGACGGCCTGGCGATGAGCCTGCGCTACGAACACGGCCGCCTCGTGCAGGCCGCCACGCGCGGCGACGGCGAGGTGGGCGAGGACGTGACGCACAACATCCGCACCATCCGCCAGATCCCCCTCACGCTGCAGTTGAGCGCCCCCACGCTCGGCGCTGACGCGTCCTCACTGCCCCCCGAGGGGGCGCGTTTCGCCTTGGGGCGGCCCGGCGGCGAAACCGCGCCGCCCGTGCTGGAGGTGCGCGGCGAGGTCTACATGCGCCGCGCGGACTTCGAGCAGCTCAACGAGCGCCAGCGCGAGAAGGGCGACAAGACCTTCGTGAACCCGCGCAACGCCGCGGCCGGCGCCGTGCGCCAGCTCGATTCGGGCATCGCCGCGCAGCGCCCGCTCTCGTTCTTCGCCTACGGCCTGGGCGAGGTGGAGGGCGGGCCCGAGTTCGCCACGCACTACGCGCTGCTGCAGCGCCTGAAGGCATGGGGTTTTCCGGTCGCGGCGCAGGTGCGGATCGCGCTGGGCGCTCCCGGACTCATCGCATTCCACCAGCAGATCGGCGCAGAGCGCGACCAGCTGCCCTACGACATCGACGGCGTGGTCTACAAGGTCAACAGCCTGGCGCTGCAAAGGCAGCTCGGCTTCGTGACGCGCGAGCCGCGCTGGGCCGTGGCGCACAAGTACCCGGCGCAGGAGATGATGACGCGCGTGGAGGGCATCGACGTGCAGGTGGGCCGCACGGGCAAGCTCACGCCCGTGGCGCGCCTGGCGCCCGTGTTCGTGGGCGGCGTCACCGTCACCAACGCCACGCTGCACAACCTGTTCGAGCTGCGCCGCAAGCGCGTGCGCGTGGGCGACCAGGTCATCGTGCGCCGCGCGGGCGACGTGATTCCCGAGGTGGTGGGCGTGGTGCCCGCGCCGCGTGCATCCTACGTGCCCAACTTCCGCATGCCGCGCCAGTGCCCGATCTGCGCAAGCACCGTGGTGCGCGAGCCGGGCGAGGTCAACCACCGCTGCTCGGGCGGCCTGTTCTGCCCCGCGCAGCGCAAGCAGGCCGTGCTGCACTTCGCCCAGCGCCGCGCGATGGACATCGAGGGCCTGGGCGAGAAGCTCGTGGACCAGCTCGTCGACGGCCACGTGATCCGCACGCTGCCCGACCTGTTCCGGCTGGACCTGCCCACCCTGGCGGGTCTGGACCGCATGGCCGAAAAGTCCGCGCAGAACGTGCTCGACGCGCTACAGAAGTCGAAGCAGACCACGCTGCCGCGCTTCCTGTTCGGCTTGGGGATACGCCACGTGGGCGAGGCCACGGCCAAGGACCTCGCGCGGCACTTCGGCGCGCTCGACGCCATCATGGACGCGGGCGTCGATCAGCTGCTGCAGGTCAACGACGTGGGCCCCGTGGTGGCGGAAAGCATCCACACCTTTTTCGCCCAGCCGCACAACCGCGAGGTGGTCGGGCAGCTGCGCGAATGCGGCGTCGCCTGGGAAGAGGGCGAGCCCACGGCGGGCGCCACGCTGCCGCTGGCGGGCAAGACCATCGTGCTGACCGGCACGCTCCCCACGCTGAGCCGCGACGAGGCCAAGGACATGCTCGAAGCCGCAGGCGCCAAGGTGGCGGGCTCGGTCAGCAAAAAGACCCACTACGTGGTCGCCGGGGCCGAGGCGGGCAGCAAGCTGGAGAAGGCCCAGGCGCTGGGCATCCCCGTGCTCGACGAAGACGGCCTGCGCGCGCTGCTGCGGGGCGAGGGCTGA
- a CDS encoding penicillin-binding protein 1A, with protein sequence MTFPASLRARWALLWPRLARLARRPERWASAHGLLWLLAALALAVFLYVLALIPFTPAISDIRKAKSDQPAQLLSADGRLLAEYRWVNREWVPLDTIARPVVDALIATEDHRFYDHFGLDWRRTASALVRTLGGDKQGGSTITQQLARNLYPEDIGRAPTLTRKIKEAITALKIEWLYSKDEILETYLNTVPFLYNAYGIEMAARTYFNKSADKLTVLESATLIGMLKGTAYYNPVLNPERAQARRNTVLAQMKKRGKLSAAEYDKLVKRPLRIRFERQNEVAGLAPHLAQQLRRQLIDWADRNGYSLYSDGLVIHTIIDGRLQEIANQAVQRQGRQLQGVADAAWAPRSAWGAKSPLVQQLVRESPQYEKAVAAGTAPEEAAKRLLDDAGFLRSLRQAKTRVQAGFMALDPRNGAVLAWVGSRDYGVDPFDHVQAARRQPGSTFKPFVYGAAFAKGMLPTDELMDTTVEIPLGGKRVWRPTDGRTPPSEEPMQLRDGLAYSKNTITAQLMQQVGPERVAQLARAMGVRESKLEAVPALALGTSSVTLKEMVAAYGTIANGGRYMAPQVITRIEDKNGRLLEAFKPASPERALGLAAAQELRDAMRGVVDKGTGVAIRSRYGITADVAGKTGTTQDNTDGWFILMHPQLVAGAWAGFNDGRITLRSDYWGQGAHSALPIVGDVFRQALRAKIIDARERFIDEEESSWIATATGTLRNWVYDLFGRPTGEQAGPAGAPPAPQPDLPRAPAPAASAPPQEERPEIIEAPLIPLQEVAPRANAPAEPPVWVEQPAPEAPQPAAPSAAPGVVIVPVVPRPQGAAPLLAETR encoded by the coding sequence ATGACGTTTCCCGCCTCCCTGCGCGCGCGCTGGGCCCTGCTGTGGCCGCGCCTGGCACGCCTGGCGCGCCGGCCCGAGCGCTGGGCATCCGCGCATGGCCTGCTGTGGCTGCTGGCCGCGCTGGCGCTGGCCGTCTTCCTGTACGTGCTGGCGCTGATCCCGTTCACGCCCGCCATCAGCGACATCCGCAAGGCCAAGAGCGACCAGCCCGCGCAGCTGCTGTCCGCCGACGGGCGCCTGCTGGCCGAATACCGCTGGGTGAACCGCGAGTGGGTGCCGCTCGACACGATCGCCAGGCCGGTGGTCGATGCCCTGATCGCCACCGAGGACCACCGCTTCTACGACCACTTCGGCCTGGACTGGCGGCGCACGGCGTCGGCGCTGGTGCGCACGCTGGGCGGCGACAAGCAGGGCGGCTCCACCATCACCCAGCAGCTCGCGCGCAACCTCTACCCCGAGGACATCGGCCGCGCGCCCACGCTCACGCGCAAGATCAAGGAGGCGATCACCGCGCTCAAGATCGAGTGGCTGTACTCCAAGGACGAGATCCTGGAGACCTACCTGAACACCGTGCCCTTCCTCTACAACGCCTACGGCATCGAGATGGCGGCGCGCACCTACTTCAACAAATCCGCCGACAAGCTCACGGTGCTGGAGAGCGCCACGCTCATCGGCATGCTCAAGGGCACGGCCTACTACAACCCCGTGCTCAACCCCGAGCGCGCCCAGGCCCGGCGCAACACGGTGCTCGCGCAGATGAAGAAGCGCGGCAAGCTCTCCGCGGCAGAGTACGACAAGCTGGTCAAGCGCCCGCTGCGCATCCGCTTCGAGCGCCAGAACGAGGTGGCGGGCCTGGCGCCGCATTTGGCGCAGCAGCTGCGGCGCCAGCTCATCGACTGGGCGGACCGCAATGGCTACAGCCTGTATTCCGACGGGCTGGTGATCCACACCATCATCGACGGCCGCCTGCAGGAGATCGCCAACCAGGCCGTGCAGCGCCAGGGCCGGCAGCTGCAGGGCGTGGCCGACGCCGCCTGGGCGCCGCGCAGCGCATGGGGCGCCAAGAGCCCCCTGGTGCAGCAGCTGGTGCGCGAATCGCCCCAGTACGAAAAGGCCGTGGCCGCCGGCACCGCGCCCGAGGAGGCGGCCAAGCGCCTGCTCGACGACGCCGGCTTCCTGCGCAGCCTGCGCCAGGCCAAGACCCGCGTGCAGGCCGGCTTCATGGCGCTGGACCCCAGGAACGGCGCGGTGCTGGCCTGGGTGGGCAGCCGCGACTACGGCGTGGACCCGTTCGACCACGTGCAGGCCGCTAGGCGCCAGCCCGGCTCCACCTTCAAGCCCTTCGTCTATGGCGCGGCCTTCGCCAAGGGCATGCTGCCCACGGACGAGCTCATGGACACGACCGTGGAAATCCCCCTCGGCGGCAAGCGGGTCTGGCGCCCCACGGACGGCCGCACGCCGCCCAGCGAGGAACCCATGCAGCTGCGCGACGGCCTCGCGTACTCCAAGAACACCATCACCGCCCAGCTCATGCAGCAGGTGGGGCCCGAGCGCGTGGCGCAGCTCGCGCGCGCCATGGGCGTGCGCGAATCCAAGCTGGAGGCCGTGCCCGCGCTGGCGCTGGGCACGAGCTCGGTCACCCTCAAGGAAATGGTGGCCGCCTACGGCACCATCGCCAATGGCGGGCGCTACATGGCGCCCCAGGTGATCACGCGCATCGAGGACAAGAACGGCAGGCTGCTCGAAGCGTTCAAGCCCGCATCGCCCGAACGTGCCCTGGGCCTCGCCGCCGCGCAGGAACTGCGCGACGCCATGCGCGGCGTGGTGGACAAGGGCACGGGCGTGGCGATACGCAGCCGCTACGGCATCACGGCCGACGTGGCCGGCAAGACCGGCACCACGCAGGACAACACCGACGGCTGGTTCATCCTCATGCACCCGCAGCTCGTGGCCGGCGCTTGGGCCGGCTTCAACGACGGGCGCATCACCCTGCGCAGCGACTATTGGGGGCAGGGCGCGCACAGTGCGCTGCCCATCGTGGGCGACGTGTTCCGCCAGGCCCTGCGCGCCAAGATCATCGACGCGCGCGAGCGCTTCATCGACGAGGAGGAAAGCTCCTGGATCGCCACGGCCACGGGCACGCTGCGCAACTGGGTCTACGACCTGTTCGGCCGGCCCACGGGCGAGCAGGCTGGCCCGGCAGGGGCGCCGCCCGCGCCGCAGCCCGACCTGCCGCGCGCACCTGCGCCCGCGGCCAGCGCCCCGCCGCAGGAGGAGCGCCCCGAGATCATCGAAGCGCCGCTCATTCCGCTGCAGGAAGTCGCTCCGCGCGCCAACGCGCCGGCCGAACCGCCCGTATGGGTGGAGCAGCCCGCGCCCGAGGCGCCGCAGCCGGCCGCCCCCTCGGCAGCGCCCGGCGTGGTTATCGTGCCGGTGGTGCCGCGGCCGCAGGGCGCGGCGCCGCTCCTCGCCGAAACACGCTGA
- a CDS encoding NUDIX hydrolase, with protein sequence MIFRRPIKHCRECGAAVAYRLPGDGDTRERAVCPVCGTIHYENPLMVVGTVPVLGERVLLCKRNIEPRWGKWTLPAGFMELDETTEQGAARETDEEAGAQIELGPLFSLLNVPQVGQVHIFYLATLLSDRFDPGHETIEARLFTEDEIPWDEISFRTVKKTLERFFADRRAGRFGVHCVDIT encoded by the coding sequence ATGATTTTCCGCCGCCCCATCAAGCACTGCCGCGAATGCGGCGCGGCCGTGGCCTACCGCCTGCCCGGCGACGGCGACACGCGCGAGCGCGCCGTCTGCCCGGTCTGCGGCACCATCCACTACGAGAACCCGCTGATGGTGGTGGGCACGGTGCCGGTGCTGGGCGAGCGCGTGCTGCTGTGCAAGCGCAACATCGAGCCGCGCTGGGGCAAGTGGACGCTGCCCGCCGGCTTCATGGAGCTCGACGAGACCACGGAGCAAGGCGCAGCGCGCGAGACCGACGAGGAGGCCGGCGCCCAGATCGAGCTGGGCCCGCTGTTCTCGCTGCTGAACGTGCCGCAGGTGGGCCAGGTCCACATCTTCTACCTGGCCACGCTGTTGAGCGACCGATTCGACCCCGGCCACGAGACCATCGAGGCGCGCCTGTTCACCGAGGACGAGATCCCCTGGGACGAGATCTCGTTCCGCACGGTCAAGAAGACGCTGGAGCGCTTCTTCGCCGACCGCCGCGCGGGGCGCTTCGGCGTGCACTGCGTGGACATCACCTGA
- a CDS encoding MFS transporter: MQPPRQAPRARIPAAVWALGLVSMLMDISSEMIHSLLPMFMVGTLGMSALAVGLVEGLAEATALMVKVFSGALSDYFGRRKSLALLGYALGAFTKPLFAMASGAGLILAARLIDRVGKGVRGAPRDALVADITPPEIRGAAFGLRQSLDTVGAFVGPLLAAGLMLLWADDFRAVFWVAVVPGLLAVAVLALGVREPERHEGARRTNPIRRENMRRLGPAYWWVVAVGALFTLARFSEAFLVLRAQQAGIAMALVPLVMAAMNLVYAAAAYPFGWLSDRVGHTRLLAWGLVVLIAADALLATAQHWSMVIVGVAVWGIHMGMTQGLLATMVANAAPADLRGTAYGVFNLASGLAMLAASVIAGLLWETVGPAATFWAGGAFAALCLAGLGRRRGSGALR; this comes from the coding sequence ATGCAGCCACCACGGCAAGCCCCGCGCGCACGCATCCCCGCCGCCGTGTGGGCGCTGGGCCTGGTCAGCATGCTGATGGACATCTCCTCCGAGATGATCCACAGCCTGTTGCCCATGTTCATGGTGGGCACGCTTGGCATGTCTGCCCTCGCGGTCGGCCTCGTCGAGGGCCTGGCAGAGGCCACGGCGCTGATGGTCAAGGTGTTCTCGGGCGCGCTCAGCGACTATTTCGGACGACGCAAGAGCCTGGCGCTGCTGGGCTACGCCCTGGGCGCCTTCACCAAGCCGCTGTTCGCCATGGCCTCGGGCGCGGGCCTGATCCTGGCCGCGCGCCTGATCGACCGCGTAGGCAAGGGCGTGCGCGGCGCGCCGCGCGACGCGCTGGTGGCCGACATCACGCCGCCCGAGATCCGCGGCGCGGCCTTTGGCCTGCGCCAGTCGCTGGACACGGTGGGCGCCTTCGTCGGCCCGCTGCTGGCCGCCGGCCTGATGCTGCTGTGGGCGGACGACTTCCGCGCCGTGTTCTGGGTGGCGGTGGTGCCGGGCCTGCTGGCGGTGGCCGTGCTGGCGCTGGGCGTGCGCGAGCCCGAACGGCACGAGGGCGCGCGCCGCACCAACCCGATACGGCGCGAGAACATGCGCCGTCTGGGGCCCGCCTATTGGTGGGTGGTGGCCGTGGGGGCCCTGTTCACGCTGGCGCGGTTCAGCGAGGCCTTTCTGGTGCTGCGTGCGCAGCAGGCCGGCATTGCCATGGCGCTGGTGCCGCTGGTGATGGCGGCCATGAACCTGGTCTACGCGGCCGCGGCCTATCCGTTCGGCTGGCTGTCGGACCGCGTCGGCCACACGCGCCTGCTGGCCTGGGGCCTGGTCGTACTGATCGCGGCGGACGCGCTTCTGGCCACGGCCCAGCATTGGAGCATGGTGATCGTGGGCGTGGCGGTGTGGGGCATCCACATGGGCATGACGCAGGGCCTGCTGGCCACCATGGTGGCGAACGCGGCGCCGGCGGACCTGCGCGGCACGGCCTATGGCGTGTTCAACCTGGCCAGCGGCCTGGCCATGCTGGCGGCCAGCGTGATCGCCGGACTGCTGTGGGAGACGGTGGGGCCGGCTGCGACCTTCTGGGCCGGCGGCGCGTTCGCGGCGCTGTGCCTGGCCGGGCTGGGCCGCCGGCGCGGCAGCGGCGCTCTCAGGTGA
- a CDS encoding fumarylacetoacetate hydrolase family protein, with amino-acid sequence MSYVIPAPVQASVPVLGSADRFPVHRIYCVGRNYAEHAKEMGFTGREPPFFFMKPADAVLPVSAGETGSMPYPSLTKDLHHEIELVVAIGKGGRNIAAADARQHIWGYAVGLDMTRRDLQGEMKKQGRPWCIGKGFDAGAPIGPITPAAQAGDVERAAIWLQVNGADRQRSTVDQLIWNIAETIEHLSAAWELQPGDLIFTGTPEGVGAVVRGDVLEGGIDGLGRLRVALV; translated from the coding sequence ATGAGCTATGTGATTCCCGCCCCCGTCCAGGCCAGCGTTCCCGTGCTGGGATCGGCCGATCGCTTTCCCGTGCACCGCATCTACTGCGTGGGCCGCAACTACGCCGAGCATGCCAAGGAGATGGGCTTCACCGGCCGCGAGCCGCCCTTCTTCTTCATGAAGCCGGCCGACGCCGTGCTGCCCGTGAGCGCGGGCGAGACGGGCAGCATGCCCTACCCCTCGCTCACCAAGGACCTGCACCACGAGATCGAGCTGGTGGTGGCCATCGGCAAGGGCGGCAGGAACATCGCGGCGGCCGATGCGCGCCAACACATCTGGGGCTACGCCGTGGGCCTGGACATGACGCGCCGCGACCTGCAGGGCGAGATGAAGAAGCAGGGCCGCCCCTGGTGCATCGGCAAGGGCTTCGATGCCGGCGCGCCCATCGGCCCCATCACGCCCGCCGCGCAGGCAGGCGACGTGGAGCGCGCCGCGATCTGGCTGCAGGTCAACGGCGCCGACCGCCAGCGCAGCACGGTCGATCAGCTGATCTGGAACATTGCCGAGACCATCGAGCACCTGTCGGCCGCCTGGGAGCTGCAGCCCGGCGACCTGATCTTCACGGGCACACCCGAGGGCGTGGGCGCCGTGGTGCGCGGCGACGTGCTGGAGGGCGGCATCGATGGCCTGGGCCGGCTGCGCGTGGCGCTGGTCTGA
- a CDS encoding patatin-like phospholipase family protein, translated as MALARRAPRLGLALGSGSARGWAHIGVLQVLQEEGIRPDVVCGSSIGALVGAAYAAGELERFGEWVLGLGMRDVFGFMDFNLAGGMLKGEKLIAFWRRNFADFTIEDSPLPFGAVATDLHSGAEVWLREGSIADAVRASIALPGLFTPVVREGGRLLVDGGLVNPVPASLARAMGADIVIGVDLNADILHRHMHPLAVVRAPDADAPEDGVAPPEPEPARNGDWMRRLKFWADGKAPAPRQPSMLDVMMTSVNIMQMRITRSRMAGDPPEVVVAPRLAHLGQLDFHRAKEAIEEGRRAAHASLPQLRQFMG; from the coding sequence ATGGCACTGGCGCGCCGCGCACCCCGCCTCGGCTTGGCGCTGGGCAGCGGCTCGGCGCGCGGCTGGGCGCACATCGGCGTGCTGCAGGTGCTGCAGGAGGAGGGCATCCGGCCCGACGTGGTGTGCGGCTCCTCCATCGGCGCGCTCGTGGGCGCGGCCTACGCGGCGGGCGAGCTGGAGCGCTTCGGCGAATGGGTGCTGGGCCTGGGCATGCGCGACGTGTTCGGCTTCATGGACTTCAACCTCGCGGGCGGCATGCTCAAGGGCGAGAAGCTCATCGCCTTCTGGCGCCGCAACTTCGCCGACTTCACCATCGAGGACTCTCCGCTGCCCTTCGGCGCCGTGGCCACCGACCTGCACTCGGGCGCCGAGGTCTGGCTGCGCGAGGGCTCGATCGCCGACGCGGTGCGCGCCTCCATCGCGCTGCCGGGCCTGTTCACGCCCGTGGTGCGCGAAGGCGGCCGGCTGCTGGTCGATGGCGGCCTCGTCAATCCCGTGCCTGCGTCGCTCGCGCGCGCCATGGGGGCCGACATCGTCATCGGCGTGGACCTGAACGCCGACATACTGCACCGCCACATGCACCCGCTGGCCGTGGTGCGCGCACCCGATGCCGATGCGCCGGAGGACGGCGTGGCGCCGCCCGAACCCGAGCCGGCGCGCAACGGCGACTGGATGCGCCGCCTGAAGTTCTGGGCAGACGGCAAGGCGCCCGCGCCCAGGCAGCCCTCCATGCTGGACGTGATGATGACCAGCGTGAACATCATGCAGATGCGCATCACGCGCAGCCGCATGGCGGGTGATCCGCCCGAGGTGGTGGTCGCGCCGCGCCTGGCCCACCTGGGCCAGCTGGACTTCCACCGCGCCAAAGAGGCCATCGAAGAGGGCCGCCGCGCCGCCCATGCCAGCCTGCCGCAGCTGCGGCAGTTCATGGGCTGA
- the maiA gene encoding maleylacetoacetate isomerase — MKLYNYFRSSASFRVRIALELKGLPYDYVPVHLQKGEQRAPAYASRLGDALVPALQTDDGHLLAQSMAIIEYLDETHPEPPLLPGGALARAHVRALAQMVACEIHPLNNLRVLKYLKHQLKVPDAAKDDWYHHWVRQGLEAFERQLALLDRERAAAGLAPSRLCWGDAPTLADCCLVPQIFNGQRFGVDLGGLSRTMAAFEACMQLPAFQRAQPSACPDHE; from the coding sequence ATGAAGCTCTACAACTACTTCCGCTCCTCGGCATCGTTTCGCGTGCGCATCGCGCTGGAGCTCAAGGGCCTGCCCTATGACTATGTGCCCGTGCACCTGCAGAAGGGCGAGCAGCGGGCCCCGGCCTATGCCAGCCGCCTGGGCGACGCGCTGGTGCCGGCGCTGCAGACCGATGACGGGCACCTGCTCGCGCAGTCCATGGCCATCATCGAATACCTGGACGAAACCCACCCCGAGCCGCCGCTGCTGCCCGGCGGTGCCCTGGCGCGTGCCCACGTGCGGGCGCTGGCGCAGATGGTGGCCTGCGAGATCCACCCGCTGAACAACCTGCGCGTGCTCAAGTACCTCAAGCACCAGCTGAAGGTGCCGGACGCGGCCAAGGACGACTGGTACCACCACTGGGTGCGCCAGGGCCTGGAGGCCTTCGAGCGCCAGCTGGCGCTGCTGGACCGGGAGCGCGCCGCCGCGGGCCTGGCGCCCTCGCGCCTGTGCTGGGGCGACGCGCCCACGCTGGCCGACTGCTGCCTGGTGCCGCAGATCTTCAACGGCCAGCGCTTCGGCGTGGACCTGGGCGGCCTGTCGCGCACCATGGCCGCGTTCGAGGCCTGCATGCAGCTGCCGGCCTTCCAGCGCGCCCAGCCCAGCGCCTGCCCGGACCATGAGTGA